The segment AGAAAGCTTAGAGAACTTTCAAGGTGTTGAGCATCGCTTAGAGCATGTGCTTAAAATCAATAAGGTGCAGTACATCAACGATTCTAAAGCAACCAATGTCAATGCGACTTACTATGCTTTGGAAAGTATGGATGCGCCGACGGTTTGGATTGTTGGAGGTGAAGACAAAGGCAATGATTATCAAGAGCTATTTCAGTTTGTCAACGAAAAGGTAAAAGCCATTATCTGTCTTGGTGTAGATAATGAAAAGCTGATGGATAATTTTGGGAATATGGTTGACATCATCGTAGAAACTCAATTTGTGAGTGAAGCCGTGAAAATCGCTTATAAAATAGCCGAAGCCGGTGATAATGTATTGTTGTCTCCAGCTTGTGCGAGTTTTGACCTATTTGAAAATTATGAAGATAGAGGGCGTCAATTTAAAGATGCCGTAAGAAATTTGTAAAGACATACAGTGCAGACATTATTTAATAACATAAAAGGAGATCGATTAATCTGGGCAATTGCCGCATTGCTGGCTATTTTCTCATTTCTTCCTGTGTATAGTGCTGCGAGTAATTTGGCATACGTTGGTGGTGCAGGAACTACATTCAGTTTTTTTGTGAAACACTTTATGCATTTATTTTTAGGATTTGCCATTATGTATGGGGTTCATAAAATACCATATCGCTATTTCAGAGGCTTATCTATGGTGATGATACCTATTGTTGTGGTGTTGTTAATCATAACGATGTTGCAAGGAACCACTATTGATGGTGCTAACGCTAGTAGATGGATACAAATACCATTTGTAGGAATGTCGTTTCAAACTTCAACCTTGGCGGCTGTGGTATTAATGGTGTATGTGGCACGGTATTTATCAAAAATACAAGATCAACAGGTGACCTTTACGGAGACTATATTACCGCTTTGGGCGCCTGTATTTTTTATACTGATATTGATTTTGCCTGCCAATTTTTCAACAACGGCAATTATGTTTTTGATGGTGATGATGTTGGCATTTATTGGAGGGTATCCGTTAAAATATTTGGCTGTAGTCATTGGTACTGGTATCGTTGCCTTAACCATATTTGTTTTAGTAGCTAAGGCATTTCCAGATGCCATGCCAAATCGTGTGGATACCTGGATGAGTCGTGTAGAAAATTTCGCTAATGGTGAAGATACTGAAGCCGATTATCAAATTGAAAAAGCAAAAATCGCTATTGCATCGGGAGATGTTTTCGGACGAGGGCCAGGCAAGAGTCAGCAAAAGAATTTTCTACCGCAATCTTCATCAGATTTCATTTTCGCAATTATTATTGAGGAATATGGTTTAGTAGGTGGCTTGTTTTTATTAGTGCTTTACTCGTGGTTGTTATTTAGAATCGTCATAGTATCTCAAAAGGCAGATACCGTTTTTGGTAAGCTTTTGGTCTTAGGTGTTGGTCTTCCCATTATATTTCAAGCCTTAATAAATATGGCTGTGGCCGTGGAGTTATTTCCAGTAACTGGACAAACCTTACCACTAATTAGTAGTGGAGGAACCTCTATTTGGATGACCTGCTTAGCTGTAGGCATCATTTTGAGTGTTAGTGCGAGACGTGAGCAGATAAAAGATCAAGAGATTAATGAGGATAATCCATTAGAAATTTTAAGTGAAACCATTTAATGAGTAACTATAAAATCATATTGTCAGGCGGAGGAACAGGAGGTCATATATATCCTGCAATTGCTATTGCAGATGAATTGAAGTCTCGTTTTCCAGATGCTGAATTTCTATTTGTTGGCGCTTTAGATCGCATGGAAATGGAGAAAGTCCCTCAGGCAGGCTATGAGATTCAAGGCTTATGGATTTCAGGGATACAAAGAAAATTGACCTTAAAGAATCTGGTATTTCCTTTTAAACTGCTTTCAAGCTTATTAAAGTCCCGTAAAATCATCAATACGTTCAAGCCTGATGTGGCTATAGGGACAGGAGGGTTTGCAAGCGGACCACTACTAAAGACAGCGACATCTAAAGGTGTTCCAAGTTTGATTCAAGAACAAAATTCATATCCTGGCATTACCAATAAGCTTTTGGCAAAGCAGGTCAATACCATTTGTGTGGCTTATGAAGGTTTAGAAAAATTCTTCCCAAAAGATAAAATCGTTGTAACTGGAAACCCAATTAGAAAAGACCTGTTAGATATAGAGAGTAAACATATAGAAGGTAAAGATGCATTTCGATTAATACATAATAAACATACGCTTTTAGTGTTGGGAGGAAGTCTAGGAGCAAGACGCATCAACCAGCTTATAGAACACAATCTGGACTATTTTAAATCGCTTAATGTACAAGTTATTTGGCAATGTGGAAAACTGTATTATCAAGACTATAAGCATTATAATGAGTTGGAAAACATTCAAGTACACGCATTCTTAAATACTATGGATATGGCTTATGCAGCTGCAGATGTTATTATTTCTCGTGCAGGAGCGAGTTCGGTATCTGAATTATGTGTTGTGGGTAAGCCTGTGATTTTTATTCCTTCACCTAATGTGGCAGAAGATCATCAAACTAAAAATGCAATGGCAATTGCCAATAAAAAAGCAGCTATTCTAATCAAGGAGAGTGATCTAGACACAGCGTTTCAAAATGAATTCTCAGACTTGATGGCCTCTCCAGATAAAAGAGCGATGCTATCAAAACATATAAAAGATTTGGCATTAGTGAATGCAACAAAAGATATCGCAGACGAAGTTGAAAAATTGTTAAACAGTTAATGGATTTGAAGCAAAAAAATAGCGTTTATTTTATAGGCATCGGAGGTATCGGGATGAGTGCCTTGGCGCGTTATTTTGTAGCTAAGGGATTCGCTGTTGCGGGTTATGATAAAACAAAAACAGACATCACCGATGCTTTGCAAGAAATAGGCGTTTCAGTTCATTTTGAAGATGACGTGAACGCTATTGCTAGTCCGTTTTTAAACACAGAAACAACCTTGGTGGTTTACACACCGGCCATTCCAAAAACACATAACGAATTGAATTACTTCATGTCCAACGGATTTGAAGTTCATAAGCGTTCTATGGTATTAGGAGCGATTACAAAAGAGACCTTTTGTATGGCAGTAGCTGGTACCCACGGAAAAACGACCACAACGAGTATTTTAGGCCATTTACTAAAGGCATGTGATGTTGCCGTTACCGCATTTTTGGGTGGTATTAGTGAGAATTATAATTCTAATTTAATACAAAACGGAACAGAAGTGACGGTTGTCGAGGCAGATGAGTTTGATCGTTCCTTTTTGACCTTGTCTCCAGATTTTGCTTGTATTACTTCTATGGATGCAGATCACCTCGATATTTATGGTGATGCCTCGGCCTTGGTAAAATCATTTGAAGATTTTACAAAAAAAATAAAACCAAACGGAAAGCTCTTTGTTAAAAACGGACTACCTATTAAGGGTATTACTTACGGTATTGAAGATAATTCTGATTATTCAGTAAAAAATATAAAAATAGAAAATGGCAGCTATGTGTTTGATGTGCAAACACCAAAAACGCTGCTTAAAGATTTTAAATTTAGCCTACCCGGTAGACACAATCTGTCGAATGCATTAATTGCCTTGGCGATGTCTGTAGAATATGGACTCCCTCATCCGCAGCTCGCCAAGGGATTAGCATCTTACAAAGGTGTTAAACGACGATTTACGTACCAGATTAAAACCAAAGACCTGATTTACATTGATGATTATGCGCATCACCCAGAGGAGATTAATGCCGTGCATCAAGCGGTTCGAGAAATGTATCCCAACAAGAAAGTTATGGCCATATTTCAGCCGCACTTGTTCAGCAGAACAAAAGATTTTGCGAATGAATTTGCCGAAAGTTTAGCGCAGTTTGATGAAGTGGTATTGCTAGATATCTATCCAGCGCGCGAATTGCCTATGGAAGGTATTACGTCGGGTTGGTTGTTAGAAAAAATTGAGACGACTCATAAAGCTTTAGTCCAAAAAGCAGACCTTATTGAGGAGATACAAAACTCTAGTGCCACGGTAATTTTAACACTAGGCGCAGGCGATATTGGAGAAGAAGTCAAACATATTAAAAAGGCATTGAGTATTGCGAGTTAATTATAACTATATAAAAGTGGCTTTACTACTAATGTTAGTAGGTTTTTTATATGCGTTTTCATCAGTGAGAAATGCTGGGAGGAAGGTGGTGACGCCAGCTATAAAATTTGTTGGAGATGATAATCTGTTCGTGACTCATGAAACTGTTAGTAAATTGTTAATACAAAATCAAGAGAGCGTTACAAACAAGCCTAAAGATATTATAGATTTGAACGAATTAGAATCTGCCCTAAACTCTAATTCTATGATTAAGCAAGCGCAAGTGTTTATGAGTGTTGATGGCTTAATCACAGCTGAAATTGAACAAAAAAAACCTATAGCAAGAGTAAGCACAAATGCATCTTATTACATTGATGAGACGGGTTCGTTTATGCCTTTATCAACAAATTATACCGCACGCGTGCCTCTCGTAACTGGTAATATTGAAAAGAATGATTTGGTAAATGTGTATACCGTAGCCAAAAAAGTTCAAGAAGATGATTTTTTGATGACGCATGTCACTGTTATTCATCAAAATCAAGATAAAACTATTGATTTAAAATTTAGATCTCATGATTTTAATATCCATCTCGGATCATTGAATTTGTTAGATAAAAAAATAAGTAATCTAAAGGCATTCTATAAGAAAGCCATGAAAGACGATATGCTAGCTGATTATGCGCTAGTGAATTTAAAATTTGATAAGCAAGTGATTTGCACCAAAAAGTAAATGATGGAGAATAATAAAATTTCAGTAGGACTCGATATCGGTACCACAAAAATTGTGGCAATGATTGGTCGTAAGAACGAATATGGAAAAGCCGAAATTTTAGGGATTGGAAAATCCAAGAGTTTGGGAGTTCATCGCGGTGTGGTCAATAATATTACACAAACAATACAATCCATTCAGCAAGCGGTTCAAGAGGCGGAAGCTGAAGCAGGACTAAAAATTGAAGACGTAACGGTAGGAATTGCAGGGCAACATATCCGAAGTTTACAACATAGTGATTATATCACGAGAGCAAATTCTGAAGTGGTTATCGATGAAGAAGATATAGATCGATTAATTAATCAGGTGCATAAGTTGGTCATGCTTCCGGGTGAAGAAATTATTCATGTGTTACCGCAGGAATACAAAATTGATGGTCAAGCTGAAATAAAGGAACCTATTGGCATGTATGGCGGACGATTAGAAGCCAATTTCCATGTGGTGGTGGGTCAAGTGTCATCGATTAGAAATATTGGGCGTTGTGTAAAAAGCTCCGGTTTAGAGTTGGAAGGCATCACCTTAGAACCACTAGCATCGGCTAATGCCGTATTGAGTCAGGAAGAAAAAGAAGCTGGTGTTGCTTTAATTGATATAGGAGGTGGAACCACAGATCTTGCGGTGTTTAAAGATGGCATCATACGTCATACGGCTGTAATTCCATTTGGTGGCAATGTCGTGACAGAAGATATTAAAGAAGGCTGTTCTATTATTGAGAAACAGGCCGAATTATTAAAAATAAAATTCGGTTCTGCATGGCCAGGAGAGAATAAGGAGAATGAAATCGTATCGATTCCGGGATTGCGTGGTCGCGAACCTAAGGAGATTACGTTAAAAAATCTATCTAAGATTATTCATGCGCGAGTGGTTGAAATTGTAGAGCAGGTGTATGTTGAGATTAAGAACTACGGTCACGAAGAGCAAAAGAAAAAATTAATAGCCGGTATTGTTTTAACGGGAGGCGGAAGTCAGTTGAAGCATTTGAAGCAATTGGTGGAGTATATCACAGGAATGGATACAAGAATTGGCTATCCAAACGAGCACCTTGCGGGTGATAGTGATGATGAGATTGCAAGTCCGTTGTACGCCACCGCTGTAGGTTTAGTGATGGACGGATTAAAACGTCAGGAACGCAAACGTGCCGAGAAAGAAATAGAGCTCATGGAGCAGGTGGCCGAAGAAAATGCTGAGGACCATGGCGCGCATGAAGAAGCGATTGAGCAACCAAAAAAAGAACGCAAGTCCTTTTTAGACAAATTAACAGAACGCGTTAAAGATTTTTTAGATAACGCAGAATAAATAGATCATACATCTTCAATTGGGTAGGACTATTGAAGGTATTTGGGGAATTATAATATAAATAGAGTAAAAGAAATTTTATGAGCAACAACAATGAGTTAGGCAGCATTGCATTCGATTTACCAAAAAACCAATCCAACGTCATTAAAGTGATTGGAGTTGGTGGAGGAGGAAGTAACGCCATTAATCACATGTTTTTACAAGGGATTAAAGGTGTAGATTTTGTAATATGTAATACAGATGCCCAAGCACTGCAAAACAGTGGTGTCCCGAACAAAATTCAATTAGGAGTTAATTTAACCGAAGGTTTAGGTGCAGGTGCAAATCCGGAAGTAGGTGAGCAGGCTGCAGTAGAAAGTTTAGAAGATTTACGTCGCATGTTAGATACCAATACAAAAATGGTATTTATTACGGCTGGAATGGGTGGTGGTACTGGTACAGGTGCAGCACCAATTATAGCGAAGCTTGCGAAAGAATTAGATATATTAACGGTTGGTATTGTGACCATGCCATTTCAGTTTGAAGGAAAAACAAGAAATGAGCAAGCCCAAAAAGGGGTTGAAACCTTGCGTGGTCATGTAGATTCTTTAGTAGTGATCAATAATAATAAATTACGTGAAGTTTATGGTAATTTAGGATTTAAAGCTGGTTTCTCTAAAGCAGATGAGGTGTTATCTACAGCATCTCGCGGAATTGCCGAAGTTATCACACACCATTACACACAAAACATCGATTTACGCGATGCTAAAACCGTATTGAGTAATAGTGGTACGGCCATTATGGGATCATCTACAGCTTCAGGAAAAACGAGAGCTCAAGAGGCGATCATGAAGGCTTTAGATTCACCATTACTTAATGACAACAAAATTACTGGAGCTAAAAACGTACTGTTGCTTATCGTTTCTGGTTCTCAGGAAATTACTATTGATGAAATAGGTGAGATTAATGATCACATTCAAATTGAAGCCGGACATGGTGCTAATATTATTATGGGTGTTGGTGAGGATGAGTCGTTACAAGAATCGATTTCTGTAACGATTATTGCAACTGGATTTGATATTGATCAGCAGTATGAGATTTCAAATACTGAACAAAAGAAAGTGGTTCATGCTTTAGAAGAGGATAGGAATGATGAGGTACGTGTTACCGAAAGTGATCCTGCGATTATCACACCAGATATTATTTTAGAAAAGGAAGAAGATACGGATTCGACAGTGGTAGTTCATACTTTGGTTGATGATGAAGAAGAGATTGATGATGCCCTTAATCATTCGGAGACCGATTTGATTACAACAACTGATATCATTAAAAATATTAGTGTGGTTTATGATGAAGTTTTAGATCATAAAACTGTAGAAGAGGATTTTGTTATCACGCCAATGCAAGCGGTCAAAGACGAGGTAATTGATGAGGTTGAAGAGGAGCAGATTACGTTGACGTTTGACTTGCCATTATCATTTGGAGCTTCCGAAGAAGAGGTTGTTGAAGAAAAAACCATTTTCACTTTAGACGAGGAGGTCAAGGATATGGAAGTACAAGAGCATATAGAAATTGTTCCAGTAACGGAAGCTAATGAGGAAGGTGAAAAGCGTTATGCCTTGGATGATTTCATGACTTATGAGTCTGCCATGAATGAAAACGACACCAAAGTAAAAGCGCAACCTGAGGTAGAAGAGGAAATTGTATTTGAAAAAAAGGTGATAGAATCTGACGCAACAGAGGCCGAAGTTGGAGAAGAAATTGATCCAATGAATAGTCCGATTTCAGAATTATTGAAAGAGCGAGCAGACGAAAGGCGTCGTAAAATGAAAGATTTCAATTATAAATTCAATACGGCAAAAATAGATGAAATTGAAAAAGAACCAGCATACAAAAGACAAGGTGTGAATTTGGAGGATGCACAGCATTCATCAGAAACCAATGCTTCCCGTACATCGGTGACGACTGACGACAACGATGACATTCAATTGAGAAGTAACAATTCATTTTTACACGACAACGTAGATTAATAGCAAATTTAGTTTAGTGTTTCACACTTTGTTAAACCCGAAACGTTGAGAGATACGTTTCGGGTTTTTTTTATGCAGTAATACGGTGAAGCATAGCTTGAAACCTCTTACTTTTTTATATCTTCGTAACCGAAATAAAACGGAGTATTATGAGTTTACAGAATGATGTTATGGTTGCTCTAAAAGCGGCAATGAAAGCGAAAGACCAAACGGCTTTAGCGGCATTAAGAGCTATAAAATCTGAGCTATTATTGGCGCAAACCTCAGGAGAGGGAGGCGAGTTGACCGAAGACCAAGAGATCAAGATATTATCTAAGTTGGTGAAGCAGCGTAAGGATAGTGCTGCCATTTATTTAGAACAAGACCGTAAGGATTTGGCCTTACCAGAAATTGACCAGGCGGAAGTGATAAGTCAGTTTTTACCAGAAGCCTTAACGGAAGAAGAGATAGAGAAAGTGGTGGTTATGACCATAGATGAGATTGGTGCCGAAGGCATGAAAGATATGGGGAAAGTGATGGGGATTGTTAGCAAGGAGTTAGCAGGCCAAGCCGATGGTAAAACCATTTCAATGATTGTAAAAGCAAAATTGACATAACACAAAACTGGCCTCGTAGTTCAAGGGGATATCAGATTTCAAATTGTTTTTATATGTAATATTAAATTAAATGGCCTCGTAGTTCAACTGGATAGAATATCAGATTTCGGCTCTGAGGGTTGGAGGTTCGAATCCTCTCGAGGTCACTAATATAGGTTCAATTAAATTCATTACCCCGTGTTTCGTAGGAAACACGGGGTTTTTGTTTTCAGTTGGGTTCGGTTAAACACATAAAATGTTTCACCATTGTTTCACCAAGTGAAACATGTTTCACCAAAAATTCGTTTTTGGCGAAATATTTAGAAATTATTTGATGGTGTTTTGGGCTTTCGTTTGCAACTAGATTCTATTGAACTTAGTTGATGTCATTTTTTTGTTCCACAAATTTTTAAACAAAATCAGTAATCTTAACAAAAAAATTATGGCAACAACATTAAAGTTTTACATCAAAGTTCCTAAAAAGTTAGAAGAAGACAAGCGTTATCCTTTTTATCTGAGAGTCCTTCACAACCGAAAAAAGGCGGAAGGAAAAATGAGCTTAATTCCAATTATGGGATCTGAACTTAGTAATTGGATTGAAACGAATCAGCGTTTTACTTCAAAAGACAAAAAATATCTGAGTTATAATCTTTTTCTCAATGCCATTGAGAATGAATTTCATAATTATTTAAGAGATCATAAAGCAGAAATGTCAACTATAACACCTCACCAAATTGTAGATCATTTATTGAGCAGAGTTCAAATGGATGATAAAATAACAATTCTCCAAGCTGTTAATCATTATTACGAGAATGACATTCTTCCTGATGTCGATAAAGCTCCAGGAACAAAAAACAATTACAAAAGATCAGTCACTCATTTTTCTAACTTTTTAAAACATACAAAGTTGGATAAATTGCATGTAACGGAGTTCAAAAGGAAACATGCTGCGAAATTTATTGCTTATTTAAAGAAACCTAATAAAAAGTATAATAAGATCGCTTTAAATGGACAGTCTGTAAATAGTGTGGTGAAGAACATTAGACCATTTTTTACCAAGCTTCATTTTGAGGAAGAAATTACTAGAAATCCATTTATTGGGGTCAAGACTACTTTTAAAAGAACTGAAAAACCACGTTTAGCCAACGCTGAATTCAAAAACATTGTTGAACTTGATTTGTCAAATAATCCAAAACTAGATGTATATCGAGATTTATTTGTGTTTCTGTGTCATACAGGATTGAGTTATTGCGACGTAATTGATTTAAAATATCCAGATATTAAAAACGGTTATTTTAATCTTGATCGGAAGAAAACCAAAGTACAAACCAAACAATTTTTTATGAAGCAAACGCTTTCTTTATTTGAAAAGTATGAAGGTCAGTTGCCTGAAAGACGTATTTTACCTAAGCGAAGTTTAGATAAATTTAATTTAAATCTGAAGCTAATAGCAGCACTAACAGGTATTGAATTCTCCTTATCAACCTATGCGGCACGGAGGTTTTTTAGACAGTCTATACATGAGGCAGGGATTAGAGAGGGTTTAGTCATAAAAATTTTAATGGGTCATACGCGCTCAAATGACATCGATAGTCATTATTTTTATATTGATGATGCTATTTTGATACAAGCGAAAAAGAAATTACAAAAACACTTTAAGAAGATTACTGAATGAAAGAGGCGCTAAAAAAACTGAATAAAAAATTTAAGGAACAGGAACTTCAAAGATTAGCTAATGAAAGGGAGGGACTTATCCATGCACTGGAAAATTTGAAAGAAGATTATTTAAAAATCAATGATTTACAAAAATTTGTTTTAATAGCCGAGAATGTCTTTAAATTATCATTTTATAAAGATGATGAGGTTATAGAAGTTGTAAAGTCTTTTGGTTTATTAAAATATACACCCAATGTTTTTATTAATAATACTGATTTTTTTCAGGCCTTAGATGGTTACCAAGAACAAGTAGAATATTTATACCCTTATGAATTGGTATGGGGATTTTATGAGCGTTATAGTTCATCTGTTATTAAAGAGAAAATAGCTCTAGATTTAAAAATTGATCTTTCGGATGTAGGAAGAAAAGTTAATAGACAAATAAATAACTTGAATTTTCCTCCAATTTTAAGAGATGTAATTGATGATTTGAAAAAATTAGCTGACCTGCTAAAAACAGAAATTCCTAATTACAAAATGCCTCTTTCTGATACGAATCCATTGACTTCAGTTATGCATATAATCAATTACGCTCATAAAAATGAGTTATATAATTTATATCACTTTCTTATTGATTTTAATAGAGAGCTTAATTTTATAGATGTTGATGAAGGTGATTTTAAATTTGAATTTTATGCTTTATTAGAAATTCTTTACAGGACTAAAGGACAGTTGAATAATAGTGAAAAGGCAAAAGCAAATTATTATAATGAAAGACAATTTAGGGTTGCACATGTTAATAGGAATATATTATCATAGTAAACTTTTTGTTCCAAGCTTTTTCAGGTTTTATTCAGACATTTGAAATCAAAAGCATTCAAATGGATTCAAAAAATAACAACACAGCAACACTAACTGCCTCTCAAATCATGGGTGATTGGGTACCGAGAAAAGTAGTTCAAGACTTCTTTAACTACGGCAATACAAAAATGTCAACCTTTGCTACCGACTATAATGTTAGAATTTCAAAGGTTGGCAAACGTATTTTTTATAAATATTCAGATATCATTAGATTGATGAATGATGGACTCTGTGAAAATGACAGTTGATACGGTGCTTAATTTTGGAGCTTTCTTTTAAACTTCTTCAATTCGATTAACTTTTCTGTAAGTTTCATGTTTGTTATTGCCAAATCTACTGTCTTATCATAAAAAGTTTTGTATTCACTCTTTAGCTTTTCTAGCACTTGACAAATAAACTCCATTTTTTTAATTGTTAAATCAATGCCTTCAATTAATTCTTCTTTATTTTCCGTTTTACCGTAGCTGTTTTTGTGCTTGGATAATAAGTGATTCGCCCATTCTGATACACTTAAATCATGTGAGTGAGCTATTTCATTAAATTCCCAATATTGACGTTCATTAACTCTGACAGTGATGTTTTTGTTTTTAGGATTATTTTTTCTATTCATGATACAATTATTTATTTTTATAAGTGTATAAATGTAAAGCATTGACTGTTATCATATTGGAACAATTTTATGACATATGTGTAAAGCATGAGGGTTATCAAATAGACCTTATTCATGGCAAATATACTTGTCAATCATATACCTTGTAATTGGTTTAAGTGTTTTTCCCGTTTCTGGATGTAATCCTAGAGCCGTGAAATATTCTAACTCTTTATTTCTATTCTTTCCATACCAGATATTGACACTTTCATCGTCATTAAAAAATTTTGTGTCGCAAGTCGGTGACACTTTTTCAAAAAGATTTATCCTTTCTTCTTTATATCGTTTAAGTTGGTTCATGTTATATTTTTCTGTATCAAAATCCACCTCTATATAATGATCTTCTTGCCACATCATCCAACTTTGTCTGGTTGAATAATTGTATATAAATATCCCAGAAATGACGACAGCAGAAATAATAATCAATAGTTTATTCCTTTTTAAAAAATTTTGAAGTTTAGGTTTAGTAATAGTTTTTTCACTTGAATTATGTTTTATAAAGTCAGCGAAACTGGTAAATCCCAAATAATGACTTATAGCGTATATTATTTTTGTTTTGAACTA is part of the Formosa sp. Hel1_31_208 genome and harbors:
- a CDS encoding FtsW/RodA/SpoVE family cell cycle protein — its product is MQTLFNNIKGDRLIWAIAALLAIFSFLPVYSAASNLAYVGGAGTTFSFFVKHFMHLFLGFAIMYGVHKIPYRYFRGLSMVMIPIVVVLLIITMLQGTTIDGANASRWIQIPFVGMSFQTSTLAAVVLMVYVARYLSKIQDQQVTFTETILPLWAPVFFILILILPANFSTTAIMFLMVMMLAFIGGYPLKYLAVVIGTGIVALTIFVLVAKAFPDAMPNRVDTWMSRVENFANGEDTEADYQIEKAKIAIASGDVFGRGPGKSQQKNFLPQSSSDFIFAIIIEEYGLVGGLFLLVLYSWLLFRIVIVSQKADTVFGKLLVLGVGLPIIFQALINMAVAVELFPVTGQTLPLISSGGTSIWMTCLAVGIILSVSARREQIKDQEINEDNPLEILSETI
- the murG gene encoding undecaprenyldiphospho-muramoylpentapeptide beta-N-acetylglucosaminyltransferase; translated protein: MSNYKIILSGGGTGGHIYPAIAIADELKSRFPDAEFLFVGALDRMEMEKVPQAGYEIQGLWISGIQRKLTLKNLVFPFKLLSSLLKSRKIINTFKPDVAIGTGGFASGPLLKTATSKGVPSLIQEQNSYPGITNKLLAKQVNTICVAYEGLEKFFPKDKIVVTGNPIRKDLLDIESKHIEGKDAFRLIHNKHTLLVLGGSLGARRINQLIEHNLDYFKSLNVQVIWQCGKLYYQDYKHYNELENIQVHAFLNTMDMAYAAADVIISRAGASSVSELCVVGKPVIFIPSPNVAEDHQTKNAMAIANKKAAILIKESDLDTAFQNEFSDLMASPDKRAMLSKHIKDLALVNATKDIADEVEKLLNS
- the murC gene encoding UDP-N-acetylmuramate--L-alanine ligase, which produces MDLKQKNSVYFIGIGGIGMSALARYFVAKGFAVAGYDKTKTDITDALQEIGVSVHFEDDVNAIASPFLNTETTLVVYTPAIPKTHNELNYFMSNGFEVHKRSMVLGAITKETFCMAVAGTHGKTTTTSILGHLLKACDVAVTAFLGGISENYNSNLIQNGTEVTVVEADEFDRSFLTLSPDFACITSMDADHLDIYGDASALVKSFEDFTKKIKPNGKLFVKNGLPIKGITYGIEDNSDYSVKNIKIENGSYVFDVQTPKTLLKDFKFSLPGRHNLSNALIALAMSVEYGLPHPQLAKGLASYKGVKRRFTYQIKTKDLIYIDDYAHHPEEINAVHQAVREMYPNKKVMAIFQPHLFSRTKDFANEFAESLAQFDEVVLLDIYPARELPMEGITSGWLLEKIETTHKALVQKADLIEEIQNSSATVILTLGAGDIGEEVKHIKKALSIAS
- a CDS encoding cell division protein FtsQ/DivIB, with protein sequence MALLLMLVGFLYAFSSVRNAGRKVVTPAIKFVGDDNLFVTHETVSKLLIQNQESVTNKPKDIIDLNELESALNSNSMIKQAQVFMSVDGLITAEIEQKKPIARVSTNASYYIDETGSFMPLSTNYTARVPLVTGNIEKNDLVNVYTVAKKVQEDDFLMTHVTVIHQNQDKTIDLKFRSHDFNIHLGSLNLLDKKISNLKAFYKKAMKDDMLADYALVNLKFDKQVICTKK
- the ftsA gene encoding cell division protein FtsA, whose product is MENNKISVGLDIGTTKIVAMIGRKNEYGKAEILGIGKSKSLGVHRGVVNNITQTIQSIQQAVQEAEAEAGLKIEDVTVGIAGQHIRSLQHSDYITRANSEVVIDEEDIDRLINQVHKLVMLPGEEIIHVLPQEYKIDGQAEIKEPIGMYGGRLEANFHVVVGQVSSIRNIGRCVKSSGLELEGITLEPLASANAVLSQEEKEAGVALIDIGGGTTDLAVFKDGIIRHTAVIPFGGNVVTEDIKEGCSIIEKQAELLKIKFGSAWPGENKENEIVSIPGLRGREPKEITLKNLSKIIHARVVEIVEQVYVEIKNYGHEEQKKKLIAGIVLTGGGSQLKHLKQLVEYITGMDTRIGYPNEHLAGDSDDEIASPLYATAVGLVMDGLKRQERKRAEKEIELMEQVAEENAEDHGAHEEAIEQPKKERKSFLDKLTERVKDFLDNAE
- the ftsZ gene encoding cell division protein FtsZ yields the protein MSNNNELGSIAFDLPKNQSNVIKVIGVGGGGSNAINHMFLQGIKGVDFVICNTDAQALQNSGVPNKIQLGVNLTEGLGAGANPEVGEQAAVESLEDLRRMLDTNTKMVFITAGMGGGTGTGAAPIIAKLAKELDILTVGIVTMPFQFEGKTRNEQAQKGVETLRGHVDSLVVINNNKLREVYGNLGFKAGFSKADEVLSTASRGIAEVITHHYTQNIDLRDAKTVLSNSGTAIMGSSTASGKTRAQEAIMKALDSPLLNDNKITGAKNVLLLIVSGSQEITIDEIGEINDHIQIEAGHGANIIMGVGEDESLQESISVTIIATGFDIDQQYEISNTEQKKVVHALEEDRNDEVRVTESDPAIITPDIILEKEEDTDSTVVVHTLVDDEEEIDDALNHSETDLITTTDIIKNISVVYDEVLDHKTVEEDFVITPMQAVKDEVIDEVEEEQITLTFDLPLSFGASEEEVVEEKTIFTLDEEVKDMEVQEHIEIVPVTEANEEGEKRYALDDFMTYESAMNENDTKVKAQPEVEEEIVFEKKVIESDATEAEVGEEIDPMNSPISELLKERADERRRKMKDFNYKFNTAKIDEIEKEPAYKRQGVNLEDAQHSSETNASRTSVTTDDNDDIQLRSNNSFLHDNVD
- a CDS encoding GatB/YqeY domain-containing protein, whose product is MSLQNDVMVALKAAMKAKDQTALAALRAIKSELLLAQTSGEGGELTEDQEIKILSKLVKQRKDSAAIYLEQDRKDLALPEIDQAEVISQFLPEALTEEEIEKVVVMTIDEIGAEGMKDMGKVMGIVSKELAGQADGKTISMIVKAKLT